In Camelus ferus isolate YT-003-E chromosome 21, BCGSAC_Cfer_1.0, whole genome shotgun sequence, the DNA window TATCACAGCGGAGGTCCGGGTCTGCGGCAGCCCCCGTTAAAGAATCCACGTGCTTGGTAGAAGGGAGTCCCATAGAGGAGTCAGGCGGCTGTGCCCGGCCCCACCGAGTGCTCTCGGTGGCACAGAGTGTCAGGAGATGCTCCTCTTATGGGAGAAAGGTGGTCTTTTGCGCTATTCCCACCCCAGTCAGGGCTGCACTGCTCTAGGTCCCTCCAGCCATCTTCGCCAGGCACCCTGCCCTACTCAACAAGCCGCAGCCTGTACCCAGAATTTAAGCCACCTCAGTGCCCTGGAGGTTGTTGTCGATGTCCACATCACCGGCAGAGGTCCTGCATTCCTTGGGGGGTTGGAGGCACTGCTCCCTGCTTAATGGGGCTTTCTCCCTGGAGTTCAAGGTCCCACAGCCTTGGACCTTGCCCCGGGCTCGGAGTGCCCCCAGTGGGGAGGCGAGGAGGATGATGAGGGCTCCTGAAAGCACTAAGGCAAGGAGTACAGTGACAGTGAGGAAGTGGGGCCAGTAGGACCGCTGGGCAGCCAGGGCAGCCCCGCCACCGACCCTGGTCAGCGGGGCCTCCACACGCTCCCGGGGAATGCCCGCCAGTTCAGGATCCAGGGCCAGGGGCTGGTCCTGACTGTCCACCCAGTAGGAGACCACAGGGTATGAGAAGTCATTCTCAGTGGCCCAGCACTGATAGAGCCCCCATGCCCCATCTCGCAGTAGCAGCAAGAGGGAGCCACGGTACACTGCGGAAGATGCATCTGGGATTGTTGCTGTCCCATGACTCCAGTGGTAAGAGGCCAGAGCTgagagatgggggcaggggagttCCAGGATGGAGTTGGGGACAGCTAGGACTTCTTTAACTGTAGGTgaaggaaaggggcaaaagattaagggaagaaggcaggcagaggggagtcTCTACCCTACATTTGGACCAAACTCCTGTCTCCAATTTTCATTTCAGCTCCCAAATCCAACTCTGACCTCTTCCCTATCTCCACTCTGGACCCCAAACGAATCCTCAGTCCATCTGATTCcaactctgataccaaaaccaactTTAACCTTAATCCTGAATCCCAGCTTAGAattcctgtccctcctccttATAGTCTACACTCCAATCTATCCCAACTCTGGGTGTTCAGATCTCAAGCAGAGTAGGTGCtggggagagaaactgaggcaggagcGCCCAATCCTGCCCAGAAGTCCTCCTGAGCCTTTATACCTCGCCTGGTCCCATACTTACTGATCTGGGGGCGACTCTGAGGCAAGCGGCTCCTGCCCATGGGGCCACTGGCACATGCCCACCCTGGGTTCCCTTGCTGCATGTCCTGTTTCCAGGACTTcctgaaaaggaagggaaagcaaAAATTATCCCTTGAAAACAAAAGTTGGAAGAGGATGGAGCAAGAGAGGGAAGTGCAGTGGGGAAAAAAGTGGGTCAGAGGAGACAAGgtagaaaagagaggagaggaggagaaacccAGGATGCGCAGGAGCAGCTTCAAAACTGCCTGGTGCAAACCATCCCTGAAGGAGCCCACTGCAAGAGGGCAGATCCTGGAGGGAATGTGTTAATAGCATCTGGAGAGAGGAAGACCCGGAGCATAAGCTGGGTAACTAGGGTCCTGATAGGCCAGCACCAGCCACCATCCAGGACTGGCACTCACGGGATAGGGGTGGGCAGGAGGCGGCAGATTCGGGACTCAGGGTCCCAGGCACAATGGGGGTCCCGGGCAAGGACACAGTCCACACAGCTCTCGTAGACACTACAGTTGGCTCGGGGAATCCTCCAGATGCCTCCTGAGAAGCCTGCAAACACTGCGCCCtggaagagagatggagagtgAGAGGGCGCCCCCGCCATACCCAGTAAGGACCCCGCCCCCAAGGCCCACCCCACTGGAAGGCCATCTGATGACCAGACCCTTtcccacctgggtgggggccagcTGCAGGTTGCGAACGGGTTCAGGGGCAGGGAACAGCTGGATCTCCTCCACCAGATAAGCGCTGTTGTCCCCACTTACCACAGCCTTGTGGAGGGACCCTGTGCCTACGGAGAGACAGAGATTGCTGAAATTGTCTCACCCCATCTACAGACCCCTCTCGTGCTCCTGCTCTCAGTCCAGATGGCCTCCCCAGCTGTCAGAAAGTTCCCTCGGACATGTAACGTGCACTGGACACAGATCTGGAAATGGCTTGAAATTGTAAATGGCTGGAAATTTCTTGCCTCTGTCCTTCCTTTGCAAGCGCCGATAAAACTCCATCCCTGGAGGAACCCAACCGTCTGCTTTCTCCATGGACGTGGGGCAGTGGACAGTTGAGCGCTTCTATAGAAAACCACATCACCAGCCTCCCTCACTCCCATCGAGTGTCTCTACCCAAAGGCACTTCAGTGAGGTCTACCCTGACCACCCTTCTACAAGTTgctacctccccaaatataacacaaatgaatttatttatgaaacagaaacagactcacagatgtagaaaacaaacttaaggtcaccaaaggggaaagggggtggaggagggataaattaggtgtttggaattagcagatacaaactactatacataaaatagataaacaacaaggctctactgtatagcacagggaacaatatttaatatcctgtaataaatcataatggaaaagaatatgaaaaagaatatgtatgtatatgtataactttgctgtacaccagaaactaacacaatattgtaagctgtatttcaataaaataaaaataaaaattgctgcCTCCCCAACTGGCATTCCTGACTACCCTTCACACTGCTCTATTTGTTTGCTAATCTCATAATGCATTAAGTAATTGACTCATTCAGTATGTTTATTGTCTGTCCCCATGTAGTTCAAAAGGACCttgatttctgtctgttttgttctctgttatAGACCCAATATATACATAGCTTACGTcctaaaagaatgaatgaaactgTTGGGTTTCTGCCACTAAAGCTCAAGGTTATCCACCTCAACCAGGCCCTCAATATGTATGCTTAGCAACCTTCTATATCCCCCACCACtgactgtctttccttctttccatgatGAGTATTTGAATCTATACCCCTCTTCTCAAACCTCCCGCCTTTTCCATTCCTCAATCCCAGATCAAGACCTTGTGTCTTTCTACCTCATAGAAAACACAAAAGCCTTCACAAGAGAGctccccctgcttcctgcccGTCTCCCTGCAGTCtacccactccctcctccagtcTTCACTCACCTCTTACTCCTTCACTCTTATCCCAGCAGAGATGCTGTCCCTCTTCCACTCACAGCCAGGCCCTCTACCTGTGAGCTGGACTGTGGCTTCCAGCTTCCTCTGCAACTTCACCTGCCAATTAGCCCCTTACCTGCCCATCTCTTCACCATCTCCCTCTCTACTAGATCTTTCTCACCTTTAAAAAAGAATGCTGGCTAgacatccccccacccctaccagttacctcccctccctctcttccccttcacAGCCAAGCTTCCTGAAGCATGATCTCTACTGTTTCTGGCTCCCCCTCTATCCACTCTCACTCTTCATCTCTTTACCTCTCTAGCATGGTCTCCCCAGTAAGATAAATAGCTCTTGCTAAGGCCATCAAAGCCCTCTGTGTTCCTCTCCCCGGCCAGACTGAAAGCTCAGAAaaggcagggacagggctgttttGTTCCCCACTGTATTTTCAGAGCCCAGCAGGATGCCAGGaacctagtaggtgctcagaaaacatttggtgaatgaatgcatgagcGAATGAACTCAAAGGTTCCCTTCCTCAACCTGAGTTGCAGCCCCTGCTCTGGTCCCCTGAGGGATGCCCTGGAGCCCTTTACTCACTGGTGCCCAGATACATGACCAGATGGCTGTGCCCATGGACGCCCTGGGCTGTCTCCACCACAAGTCGTGTGTACTCCACACCAGACTTCACCAGCAGGGGTGTCCCCACCACTGGCTCATCCATTAGGAAATGGTCCTTCATGAAGGTCAAGGCTTTATCAGAGGAGGGGCCCTCCGAGCACTGAAGGGGGAAGAAGGCAAATCAGGtcagtttcctccttcccttAAACTCACCCactgtctcttctctccctccctctccccctaatctcctttgcctccctccctcttggcAGTCCTCATTTCAGGATGCTGATTAAAGCTGAACTCTGCCTGGCTTTGAATTCCAGCCTCTGAATTCAGCATGCCTGAGGTTCCTTAACAGTGAAATGGGCTTATTACCAATACATCATAAgcttgctgtgaggatgaaatgctCTAATACATGAAAAGCAATTAGAATAGCGCTTGGCATGAGGTACATACTTGAAAAATGTTGGCTGTTATTaccttcatcatcatcactttCACCAAGGATACCTGGCCACCAGCAGGAAACAGGGTGAGGGTCCCTTGCAGGCAAGGACCACTCTGAACTCATGTCTGTAACCCCAGGTTTAGCACAGGACCCAACACACAGTtggtgcccaataaatgtttgctgagtcaATGATTGAATGAAGAATGTCGCAGAAATGCGGGGTGGGGGGTATAGCAGAAAGTATTTCTCATTATGGTTTGGTATGAACTTGATGCATGACTTTGGAGAGTCCCTTCTCCATTCTGGGCCTCCTTTTCCTTACCCAAAAAATGAGGAGGTTGGACCAGCTGTTGTCgaatggccctgccaacaccagCGTATTGTGGCTCTAGGACACCTGTGTCCTGTTCTTTTGTCACGATTCTTATCCTCCTTTTCCAAGAGCACTGTCTTAATGCTACGCCCAGCTCTGTCACCTATAAGCTGTGTCTTCAGACAAGTTACCCCACCTCTATGAGCTgcaatctcctcatctgtaaagtgatgTAATAACATCTATATCTCATTTTGATGCCAGAATGAGCACATACACGTACTCTCACTTCCTcccaaagggattttttttttaagacataaaccTACAGGGATGGGGAGAACAGAAGAGGAGGCAAAAGCTGCCACATTTGGGAAGCTggaaagcaaatgaacaaatagtAAAAGacttagcaggaaaaaaaaaatcttcttaagCCAGCCCAGGGATAACCCAAAATTACCTGATTTACAAGGCAGAATTCTTAATGTTCATGAATTAGTGGCCCCATCACCTCTGGAAATGGGGTAAAGGAgggactgaataaagaagattatTTGAAAGTCTGTTTAAGAAGCAAGTAGATCTTGTCCCAGTTCCATGCAGCTGAGTGACTGTCCCTTTCACACCCTGGCCCAAGACTGGAGGTTTATGCTCTGGAGAGGGTAAAGCACACTGGATGGAGGACAGAAAAGAGGGGACACCATCATGAAAGCAAGGGATTAAGTGCAGGTAGACATAGGACCTGCTTGGACTCTTCCCCCATACCCAGCCCTCTTTCCCCGTGGCTCCCAGAGATCAAGAGCCAGACCATCTCCCTTCAAGCAGAAGACTAGAAGAGTCCACTCCAGGAAAACTGACTAGAAGCTCAAAAGGAAAGACTTAAAGATACTGACATTAAAGGTCCCCAACAAAGCAGCCCAGCCAGACTGTCCTCAGGGGAGCTATCATGGAGCTCAAGTTGCCAAGTCACATCCAGGGGCGCAGTTTCCAAACAGCTTCATGGTCCCCTCCCTCTTAAGCATGAATAGCTAGCCAAAGAttaccagacatgtgagtgaaatCATGAACATGGAAGAGATCAAAACAAACCAATGGaaaaagtgaacaaacaaaatcctgacaggaaacagaaatgattcagagaaaagaaaacttcacaGCAAAGTATCATTACTATCTTAAGAGAGAGAAGAACGAAGATAGCGCACCCATGAAACAAGAACATAACGCTACAAAAgaggaattctttttttcaaagagtGTGACCAGACATTACATACATCCTGAAAGAAGGCAACCCTACCACAATGAAGTAGTTGTGCTCCCCTAAATCAAATCAAGTCTCTAGATCTAACCACCAATGAATTTACATAAACCTTTTAAATTCCACCACAGAGATGCAAAATCATCAAGATCCAAACTGTAGAAAATTCCACATAACAAATAAATTGTAAGAGAAAATAAGACGATGGAAAGGGAACATAcagattaaaagagagagaaaagaacaaccAATCCaaatttacagattttatttggattttgatTCCAATaaacaaactgtattttaaaaaactcttctaACATCTATGAGACTgttagaaatttgaaaatttaattatattaaggaattattattaattttttgttgttataatgATACTAtggttgtattttgttttgttttattttccctaagCCCTTATCTTCTCAAGACACATACTAAAATACTTATGGATGATGTAGTGAGTTGAATGGTAgcccccccaaaagatatgtccatcTAAAACCTGTGACTGTGACTGTTTGGAGGAAAGTTCTTTgtagatataatttaaaatctctaGATGAGCTCATTCTGGATTAGGATgggctctaaatccaatgacaagtgtccttataagagaagtGGAGGAGCTATACAGAGAGAAGGCGaagtgatgacagaggcagagattgaagtgatgtgcctacaagccaaggaacaccaaggattgccagcagcCAACCAGAAGCTAGGAGCGAGGCATAGAACAGAGTCTCCCTCAGaacttccagaaggaaccaaccctgctgacactttgatttcaaaCATGTGGCCCCCAGAAtttagagaataaatttctgttgttttaagacaccaagtttgtggtaattcgTTATGGaagccataggaaactaatacagctgAAATAATATGATGTccagaatttgcttcaaaataatatgaGGGGAGGTAGGTGATGTATACATGAAACAGTTTGATTGGCTATGAATCGAAGCTGCCTGATAGATGTATGGTGGTGCATTATACTAGTCTGCCTAATTTTCATATGTTTGAAATTCTCTCTAACAGAACATTTTTGTAAAAGACATAACCAAAGTTCCCCCCCAAAATCTAGGAAATTAAATATGTTAGGAGAAAGTTAAAATCTGATAGAAAGATCGAAAGATAAAATTGAGGCACTCTCCCAAGAAAGTAGAACAAAACCAAAgacttggaaaattaaaaaaaaaatttttttgaaaagttagaGGACCAGTTCAGGAGGTTCAGAAAGGAGCAAGAAAACATTCTAACGTAACAATGGCAGCTTCAGGAGGAAagggacttttgtttgttttattcattgctgtaCCCCCCAGGGCCTAGAATGGTGGAACATGGCCtcaaaaaatatatgttgaaagAAAACTTAGAgctgaaaagaattaaatttcCAGGCTGAAGGAGCAAATTGAATATCCAGACAATAAATGAACAGAGTCCCATCAAAGCACAGTATCATGAAATTTCAAAACAaccacagacataaaaaagacacaagattacagtggggggggggggcgaagGTGACATTCAAAGAACTAGGGACCAGGACAGCTTTAGACATCTCAATAGCAGCACTGGAAGTTAGAAGATAATAGAGTAAGACTTCAAAGTTTTGATGGAAAATTATTCCTATTATAGAATTACATACACCTCGCCAAACTCTCAAATGTGCATGTGgagtaaagacattttcagacattcaAGGTCTCCAAAAAATTTACCTGCCATGTATCCCTTCCAGGAATCTCCAGAGGCTATCCTTcactaaaataagaaaagtgacaaaaagaaaaaagaggaagctgTGGGATGCAAGAAACACCAAACTATCACAAGAGGCAAAGGGAATGCCCAGGATGATGACAAAGGAAGATTCCAGGATGGCAGCTGTGCTCTTGATGTAGAGGGCTACTAGTCCTGACTGCCACGGGTAGGAAGGATTTCCAGGAAAATGAAATGGTTAGAATATCTAATGGGTCTGTTTTTAGAAGAGATTCAGATAATTGAGGAAGAGTTTGGGGTTGAATTAAAGATAAGagcttagaaaacaaagaaatgaaaacaattagtAACCccaaggaaaatgtaaaattatgcaaaaaggaaaagtaatcGTGGCTTACTATCTGGCTCAGTTTTGAATAATggatcataaaataaatattgatctAACCCAAATTACTATAAAACTATGTTGGGAGATGAGGGGTGGGTGCAGTGGTGTGTTGGTAATTCAGGTCTGGGGTGATGGGTGGGGGAGTCCTGATTTGGAGCATTCATTGATTTCTGTGATGTATTATccccaccatggctgatttcaagttaTCAGTGTAATGTCACTggacacagatttaaaaaaagatatgcaaaGAGTTCTTGTTAGTTGCTGCAAGCCAGCTCCAGCATATcactgagtgggtgggggaaggggaacaTGGTTAAATCCTCACCATCCAGAATGGGAATTCGATAGATACTGCCTGAAACTGAAATATCAAGAAGCAGcaataagggggagggtatagctcagtagtagagtgtgggttagcatgcgcaaggtcctgggttcgagccccaggacctccgttaaataaataaaaataaacctgattacttccccctcccccccaaaaaaaattaaaaaaagaagtagcaATAAAGTATTTAGAGATTTGGAGATAAATACCAAAAGAACCAGCTAAAATAGTTGAAGGTAATTGtctttagagaggaaaaaatgctGAAGATTGGCTATAGGGTTATTTTTTGTAACCAACCATGTAGATCTATGATTCTTTAAATGGTGTGCATATACAACTctgatagaaaaacaaaacaaaagttaaataagAAATGCAGGTGAAGGGGGAGGatataggtcaagtggtagagcgcatgcttaacatgcatgaggtgctgggctcaatccccagtatctcctctaagaataaatgaataaacctaattacctcccccaaacaaacaaaaaaagaaatgcagatggagATGTCCCCTTGTTTCTTTAGTGATATACCCAGGTATTCTGCGTGCATTTAGCTGGGGTGGATGCAGGGGCTGCTCTGTGTTTAGGATGGGGTTGGACACCTGTGGAATTGGGCAGCTTGATTGGGTGTATATCTGAGCAGAGAGAGCTTGAGTTCATGGGGAGCACTAACATTTACTGGGCATTTATTATGCCTTGATAGGTGCTTTGGCGTGGATATCATGAGTCTGAGGGAAGGAGGGCATTGCTCAGTGGCTGGGGTAGGGGTAGTACTCACGCTGCCTGGCCGGGGGCTGATATCAGAGAACCCATAAGTCGTCCAGCGTGAAGTCTCTTTGTTCAATTCCTTGTACTTCCCCTCAAAGACACGCTGGATGTCCTTGAGAGAAAAAGCACAGACAGCAGAGCTCCTGGTCCCAACGACCTGCCTGGAGACAGCCAGAGGGGACACTGTCTCTAAGCTCTGCTATACTAGGAAgcacctcctccagccctgccccaccctcagtGAGAAACCCCAGGACATGGCAGGAGTATGAAGGGCTGGGTCAGCCCCCAGCTGGGGTGATAAGGGCTAGGAGAGCCTCAGACCCTAGCCTGTCTTAGGATCTGAGGTGTGATTATCCTTAATGAGAATTAATTGGGGCTCAGGCCCTGGGGGTGTCTCCTGCCTGTCCTGCCCAGACTGGGCTGTGCCAATGGGAGGGGCAGTGTAATCAGCTCTGGGACAGGCTCTGGATGAAGCCGTCTCCTTGGGGTCGCACGTATTCCCGCTTCTCAGATAACCAACCAAAGCCTGACTACAAGACTATTTTTATTCCTTCAGCCCTGGTCTATGGAGATGAAAGGTCTGTCTCTCCTGTTCTCTTTAACCTGACTGTGGCACACACCATGTTGTCGGTTCTGGATGCCATAGATACCAGACCCTGTTTATAAGGAAATCTCAAAAGATTTCCTATATGAAGTGTGGAATATGTGCTCGGGTCACGTGAGTTCCTACCCTCCTTGGCCAGCGAGGGCAACACGGATGCTGGCCCTAAATCCCGCTTCCAGCCCCCAGATTCCCGGCTGGCTGCTCACCACTGAGAGGTGAAGACTGCGTAGACATGGGGATCGTTGGAGGAATTGTCTGCCAGCAGGACAGCGTGGCGGATGACGTTGAAGGGCAGCTGCCCCGGCTGGGCGCAGAGCAGCTGGGCCTTCAGGAAGGTGGTCCACTTCTTCTGCAGCAGCTTTTCCCCGCCCATGTCATTCTATCCACAGGAGAGAAGTCAGGGGACGCCCCCTGCCCCGCGTGACCCAGCCCTTTTCCCCGCCCCTCCAGGCTCCCATTGGGCCCTACGAGCTCAGCCCCGCCTCTGCCATATCCCCATTGGCTTCTCCACGGccagccccacctcccgcccAGGCTGCGGACCTTGCAGATTCTGGCCACCCGGGAGGTATGGAGCTTCTCAAAGAACTCAAACTCGCTGGCTGTCTCCTCAAAGAAGAAGTAGACAACCTGGGTTGAAGGGATGGATGCCACGAAGGAGGCGTCCGCTGCAGGGATGGGACAGATAGGTTGAGAGATGGAGCACCTGTGTGCCCTGGCTTCCCCCTGGTGAAATCCCTTGGCTCAGGAGGCCAGGAGACAAGATACCTTGGGTCCCACATATGGTCGAAGCGTAACcatgggtgggggggtggaggtggggagcgACTGATAAcgtctttaatttatttacataaaatgaaagatTCACGAGGACAGGAGCTTTGTCTTCTTCCTTGCTGTACCACCAGTGCCTACCTGTACTGCCTTGCACATATCATGCCTCAACAAATGACAGTTGAGTGAATTAACAGCACCTGGGACTTGGGGAAGAGGGCCAGACCTGTGCTGAGTGGGACTCAGGTCCTTACATTGCAGCCATTGGAGGAAAATGTCCGTCTTGAGGACTGGCTGAGATCCCAGCGTGCGCAGCAGGATGGGCTCACTGCCCAGGAAGTTGTTCATGGTGCCGGAATAGAGCGTCCCATctagggtggggagaggaggggagaccTCATCAGTTGGAGGATGCCCCTGCCTTCCTGAGACCGGCCTCTGACTGGTGTCAGCATTCACACCAGactctggcttccttcatttGTTCTACACCTTCCTGCAGCGCCCCAAAGTCCAGCTCACAATCTCCCACTGAGCACCCACCTTAGGTACTTCTGCCCACAGGGACTGGCCAACGTTATGGCCTGAAATGTTTTGACACTTTTCCAGTCCTTCTCTGGCTGCTCCCTCCCGCATCCAGCTGAAACACTTGCCAGTTAGAATCACTCATTGTTCCCTGAAGAtggctgtgttttctgtttccaaaccTTAGATCCTACCCTTCTCTTCCTAGAACACCTTCCCTGCCTTTCTACCTATTTTTCAAGGTCCCACTCGAAAATCAAAGGTCATCGCCTTCAGGAAGTCATGAGGGGAAGTCTGTaatggttgggggtggggggaggacatagccataatttcttctttgCAATCCCTCTAGTTTCtggcacaatgcttggcacaccAGAGGAGATGTTCACACAGCgcatatttgttgaacaaatgactGAATCTCAGGCCTCTTTGCCTGAGACCCCTTCTTGACCCTCCTGCTTCTGTGTATCTCTCCACATCTGCCTTGCTGAACCTGCTTTGTAGCAGCTTCAGCAGGAGCTGTGGATTGGGGTGCCTGATTCTGTCTCTAATTTTGTGCTCTGAGGCTTCTGgcttcccctccctctgtcccctgccttTCAGGAAACTCTGTCAGGTTCCATATGTCACAGAATGACCTGGGAACACAGATGTTGGGACGGACCAGGAAACCTGATACTCACCTGCCAAGACAGCTGTGTGTTTATGGGCAGGGTCGAAGGGGCTCTGGCCTTTCCCCTCCACAACCTTGTCCTCTGAGATGGGCAACAGGTTGGAATCTTGaagttcctggaggaggggagtggcTGGGGGCCAGAACGCCAGAGTCTCATGTCTGGGAAATGTGAggtgtgagggaggaagggaaggggatgtGGAGGGAAATTGGCCTGAGGCCAGGAAGCTCACAAGGGTCCTGCATCTGGAAGACCAGAGTTTTCCAGAGCTGCAGAGGATGGGCTGGGAGTAGGTGTGAGGAGGGATGCTTGGGGCCTAAGAGCTGGTGCCAGATAACTCACAATGAAGGTACAAGCAGGGCTGAAGGCGAAGGTGCCGCAGGCATAGAGATGGGTGGCGTTGAAGGAGACCAGGACACGAATAAAGTTGAAACACTGTGTCTGGGGGAGACAGAGAATTCAGGCCTCCTGGGCACTTGTGCCAAACTCCTGGGCCCCCAGAGGCTGCTCCCTCACTCCCTAGTAGGGAGAAGGACTGGGTGATACTGACGCCTTCTCTGTATGTCTTTATAGAACATGATGCAGGAAATAATCATGCAAACAAGCAACCTCTACTGCCTGCCCCACCTGAGGTCATCCTGGGGACACCAGGGTTCTCCACAAGAACCCCTGTACCCCACCTCCACTTACCTCATTGCTCTTCTTCTTAAAGGCACATTCACTCTTTTTTCTGTCACTGGCTGGCCAGGGTATCTGAAGTGGGGAGTTGGGAAGGGGGAGATAAAGGGAATGAGGTCTTCAGCTCTAGCTCTGACCTGCTGTCCCCTTCTTAGCTCTGGTGTGAAATCACCAGCAGGCATCATGGTTAGTTACATGCTGATGGGCGATCACAACCTCACTTTGTAACCCCAGCTATTGCTCTGATGATACAGATATTCATAGGACACAGCTTTATGGTAGAACATGGAatcagacctgagtttgaatctagGCTTAGCTGCTTCCTGATTGAGTGATCTTGGTCAACTGCATAGGCTTCGGGAGGGCACAACTAGGTAACATATGGAAAGCACTGAATGCCGTGCATGGTATATAAAGTAGCAGTTGGAAAATTACACATTTCCTGAGGAAATTGTTTAAAATGTCAGTTCCTGGGTCACACTtcagagaatctgcatttttaatcgGCATCCCTTATGTGTAGTTGGCCCTCAGGCCACACAGGGAGAAACACAAACCGTGGAGATGCTCAGTAATTGctagctccctccctccctttattccttctttccccctttctccctcaCATTGTTTACGTTAGGGGGGTGACTGTAATTCAACACAGAAGCTTCAGTTATTTCTACCAGTGGGTGGATATCACATTATTAATGTAATTTGAGTCAATGTTTCTCTCATTTGTCAATGATTTCCACATCAGCCATTTTAGCAATTAATGTTATTCAGCCAGTAGTCATGACACCAGTGAATAGTGAGGCCACTATAGTATTTCTTGTCTGTTATACGGACCAGATATATATATCCATCTATCTCAAGAATAGCTGATAGTTGCTGATTATAGACAACAGCAATTGGGTGGTTATTCATGCGTAGATAGCCCAGGTGCA includes these proteins:
- the SEMA4A gene encoding semaphorin-4A isoform X1, which translates into the protein MALPALGLDSWSLLDIFLFQLLLLLLPPSMTVVGDGQGPIPRVKYHAAFISEVSCLSTDSSSLTPSHHLSTGDGRRALSLFHQKGLQDFDTLLLSGDEGTLYVGVREAILALDIQDPGVPRLKNMIPWPASDRKKSECAFKKKSNETQCFNFIRVLVSFNATHLYACGTFAFSPACTFIELQDSNLLPISEDKVVEGKGQSPFDPAHKHTAVLADGTLYSGTMNNFLGSEPILLRTLGSQPVLKTDIFLQWLQSDASFVASIPSTQVVYFFFEETASEFEFFEKLHTSRVARICKNDMGGEKLLQKKWTTFLKAQLLCAQPGQLPFNVIRHAVLLADNSSNDPHVYAVFTSQWQVVGTRSSAVCAFSLKDIQRVFEGKYKELNKETSRWTTYGFSDISPRPGSCSEGPSSDKALTFMKDHFLMDEPVVGTPLLVKSGVEYTRLVVETAQGVHGHSHLVMYLGTSTGSLHKAVVSGDNSAYLVEEIQLFPAPEPVRNLQLAPTQGAVFAGFSGGIWRIPRANCSVYESCVDCVLARDPHCAWDPESRICRLLPTPIPKSWKQDMQQGNPGWACASGPMGRSRLPQSRPQIIKEVLAVPNSILELPCPHLSALASYHWSHGTATIPDASSAVYRGSLLLLLRDGAWGLYQCWATENDFSYPVVSYWVDSQDQPLALDPELAGIPRERVEAPLTRVGGGAALAAQRSYWPHFLTVTVLLALVLSGALIILLASPLGALRARGKVQGCGTLNSREKAPLSREQCLQPPKECRTSAGDVDIDNNLQGTEVA
- the SEMA4A gene encoding semaphorin-4A isoform X2, with the protein product MALPALGLDSWSLLDIFLFQLLLLLLPPSMTVVGDGQGPIPRVKYHAGDGRRALSLFHQKGLQDFDTLLLSGDEGTLYVGVREAILALDIQDPGVPRLKNMIPWPASDRKKSECAFKKKSNETQCFNFIRVLVSFNATHLYACGTFAFSPACTFIELQDSNLLPISEDKVVEGKGQSPFDPAHKHTAVLADGTLYSGTMNNFLGSEPILLRTLGSQPVLKTDIFLQWLQSDASFVASIPSTQVVYFFFEETASEFEFFEKLHTSRVARICKNDMGGEKLLQKKWTTFLKAQLLCAQPGQLPFNVIRHAVLLADNSSNDPHVYAVFTSQWQVVGTRSSAVCAFSLKDIQRVFEGKYKELNKETSRWTTYGFSDISPRPGSCSEGPSSDKALTFMKDHFLMDEPVVGTPLLVKSGVEYTRLVVETAQGVHGHSHLVMYLGTSTGSLHKAVVSGDNSAYLVEEIQLFPAPEPVRNLQLAPTQGAVFAGFSGGIWRIPRANCSVYESCVDCVLARDPHCAWDPESRICRLLPTPIPKSWKQDMQQGNPGWACASGPMGRSRLPQSRPQIIKEVLAVPNSILELPCPHLSALASYHWSHGTATIPDASSAVYRGSLLLLLRDGAWGLYQCWATENDFSYPVVSYWVDSQDQPLALDPELAGIPRERVEAPLTRVGGGAALAAQRSYWPHFLTVTVLLALVLSGALIILLASPLGALRARGKVQGCGTLNSREKAPLSREQCLQPPKECRTSAGDVDIDNNLQGTEVA